In the genome of Chryseobacterium oryzae, one region contains:
- the cmk gene encoding (d)CMP kinase produces the protein MKKPVIAIDGYSSTGKSSISKIIAEKLGIVHLDTGALYRGITWFALQNCLDKEGEIDLNKLFNSLQSIKLEFKRENDELVLYVNEINVSKEIRTAEVSDHVSLIAKQKEVRDFLLETQRSIARNEGVIMDGRDIGTVVLPTADFKFFLTASIKERTKRRYEELLSLGLPADRNQVKENLIERDRIDSEREISPLKKAVDAIEIDNSNLTKSQTIEAILYHLKKINDFY, from the coding sequence ATGAAAAAACCGGTAATTGCCATAGACGGCTACTCTTCTACAGGAAAAAGTTCTATATCTAAGATTATTGCAGAAAAACTTGGGATTGTTCATCTGGATACGGGTGCTTTATATCGTGGGATCACTTGGTTTGCTTTGCAGAATTGCCTTGATAAAGAAGGCGAGATAGATTTAAATAAACTTTTCAATTCTTTGCAGTCCATTAAGCTCGAATTTAAAAGAGAAAATGATGAGCTGGTTTTATATGTAAATGAAATTAATGTTTCTAAAGAAATAAGAACGGCTGAAGTTTCTGACCATGTAAGTTTAATTGCTAAACAGAAAGAAGTAAGAGATTTTTTACTGGAAACACAAAGGTCGATTGCCCGAAACGAAGGAGTTATTATGGATGGAAGAGATATCGGAACGGTAGTGCTTCCCACAGCAGATTTTAAGTTTTTTCTTACTGCAAGTATTAAAGAACGTACCAAAAGAAGATATGAAGAACTTCTTTCATTAGGTTTGCCGGCAGATAGAAATCAGGTAAAAGAAAATTTAATCGAAAGAGACCGCATCGATAGTGAAAGAGAAATTTCACCGCTAAAAAAAGCAGTCGATGCAATTGAGATAGACAACTCCAACCTAACAAAATCTCAAACCATTGAAGCAATTTTGTATCATTTGAAAAAAATTAACGATTTTTATTAA
- the porQ gene encoding type IX secretion system protein PorQ — protein MKKLLLFPLFLSGIVSFAQNGTNVYPFLNIPVSARQAALGGDVISIRDQDVSFAIANPALLNKDSHNQLSVNATAYLADSKYGTIAYARDLDNGHMVTLNARYMNYGNIPRTDESGFEMGEFSASDVAVGAGYAFQFEEDWTIGGGLNFITSKIDTYTSSAISGTAGITYHSKINKEVASVVLRNFGYQLKSFNGERENLPFRIDLGYTKILKNFPLAVTLTAHDLQKFDISSDYNINDQKIGFGRKIADHFSLGAELFPERNFNIRLGYNVRRGSELAVLDQRNFSGISGGFGIKVSRFRVDYAHVRYHNASNVNQIGISIDLNPRHAD, from the coding sequence TTGAAGAAATTATTACTATTTCCACTATTTCTTTCAGGAATTGTTTCATTTGCACAGAACGGAACAAATGTTTATCCTTTTCTAAATATCCCTGTTTCAGCAAGACAGGCGGCTTTAGGCGGAGATGTTATCAGCATTAGAGATCAGGATGTTTCTTTTGCCATTGCCAACCCCGCATTATTGAATAAGGATTCTCATAACCAGCTTTCTGTAAATGCAACAGCTTATCTTGCAGATTCTAAATACGGGACAATTGCCTATGCAAGAGATCTTGATAACGGGCACATGGTAACCCTTAATGCTAGATACATGAATTACGGAAATATCCCCAGAACTGACGAAAGTGGTTTCGAAATGGGCGAATTTTCGGCTTCAGATGTTGCTGTGGGTGCAGGTTATGCTTTTCAGTTTGAAGAAGACTGGACAATTGGTGGAGGATTAAATTTTATTACTTCAAAAATAGATACTTATACTTCTTCTGCAATCTCAGGAACTGCGGGGATTACCTATCATAGTAAAATAAATAAAGAAGTCGCTTCTGTTGTTCTCCGTAACTTTGGCTATCAGTTGAAATCTTTTAATGGAGAAAGAGAAAACCTCCCCTTCAGAATAGATTTGGGTTACACAAAAATTTTAAAGAATTTTCCTCTTGCCGTAACTTTAACTGCTCACGATTTGCAGAAATTTGATATTTCTTCAGATTATAATATCAACGATCAGAAAATTGGATTCGGAAGAAAAATTGCCGACCACTTTTCTCTAGGAGCAGAACTTTTCCCGGAAAGGAACTTTAATATCAGATTGGGATATAACGTTAGACGAGGAAGTGAACTTGCTGTTTTGGATCAAAGAAATTTTTCCGGAATTTCAGGAGGTTTTGGTATTAAGGTTTCCAGATTTAGAGTAGATTATGCACATGTTCGTTATCATAATGCTTCTAACGTAAATCAGATTGGGATTTCTATAGATCTTAACCCACGCCACGCAGATTAA
- the pyrH gene encoding UMP kinase has translation MKYKRILLKLSGEALMGNRQYGIDNDRLTEYAHEIKKVVDSGCEVAIVIGGGNIFRGVAGAAKGMDRVQGDYMGMLATVINGMALQGALEDAGIKTRLQSAIEMDKVAEPFIKRKAVRHLEKGRVVIFGAGTGNPYFTTDTAATLRAIEIDADVILKGTRVDGIYDSDPEKNENAVKYNSLTFDQVYEKNLKVMDMTAFTLSHENKLPIIVFDMNKDGNLLKIVEGENIGTLVDL, from the coding sequence ATGAAATATAAAAGAATCCTTCTTAAACTGAGCGGTGAAGCATTAATGGGAAACAGACAATACGGTATAGATAATGATCGTCTTACCGAGTATGCCCACGAAATTAAAAAAGTAGTAGACTCAGGTTGTGAAGTTGCCATTGTGATTGGAGGTGGAAACATTTTCCGTGGTGTTGCAGGAGCAGCTAAGGGAATGGATAGGGTTCAGGGAGATTATATGGGTATGCTTGCCACAGTTATCAACGGGATGGCATTACAGGGAGCTTTGGAAGATGCAGGAATTAAAACAAGACTACAGTCTGCCATTGAAATGGATAAAGTTGCAGAACCATTTATTAAAAGAAAAGCAGTAAGACATTTAGAAAAAGGTAGGGTAGTTATCTTCGGTGCAGGAACCGGAAATCCTTATTTTACAACCGATACCGCTGCAACATTAAGAGCTATTGAAATTGATGCGGATGTTATTCTGAAAGGAACAAGAGTTGACGGAATTTACGACAGCGATCCTGAAAAGAATGAAAATGCAGTAAAATATAACTCACTTACTTTTGATCAGGTTTATGAAAAAAATCTTAAAGTAATGGATATGACTGCCTTTACTTTGAGCCACGAAAATAAACTTCCCATCATTGTATTCGATATGAATAAAGATGGAAACCTTCTTAAAATTGTGGAAGGAGAAAATATTGGAACATTAGTTGATTTGTAA
- the frr gene encoding ribosome recycling factor, translating to MEELDLIVESVKHDMEAALKHLDHAFQKIRAGRASTTMVQDVMVEYYGAPTPINQVANVSVPDAMTISIQPWDRTAIGAIEKAIINSNLGFAPSNNGENIILNVPPLTEERRRDLAKQAKVEADDTKVVVRNARQNGLKDLKKLEGVSEDLIKNIEADIQVLTDKYVKLCDDHLKVKEAEIMKV from the coding sequence ATGGAAGAATTAGATCTTATCGTAGAATCTGTAAAGCATGATATGGAAGCTGCTCTTAAGCATTTGGATCATGCATTTCAAAAAATCAGAGCTGGTAGAGCTTCTACAACAATGGTACAGGATGTAATGGTAGAATATTACGGAGCTCCTACACCAATTAATCAGGTTGCCAATGTATCTGTTCCGGATGCCATGACAATATCTATTCAGCCTTGGGACAGAACAGCGATTGGAGCAATAGAAAAAGCAATTATCAATTCAAACTTAGGATTTGCACCTTCAAATAATGGTGAAAATATTATTCTGAATGTTCCGCCTTTAACCGAAGAAAGAAGAAGAGATCTTGCAAAACAGGCAAAAGTAGAAGCGGATGATACAAAAGTTGTTGTAAGAAATGCTAGACAAAACGGATTGAAAGATCTTAAAAAACTTGAAGGAGTTTCTGAAGATCTTATTAAAAATATTGAAGCAGATATCCAAGTACTTACCGATAAATACGTAAAACTTTGCGACGATCATCTTAAAGTGAAAGAAGCTGAGATTATGAAAGTATAA
- a CDS encoding SDR family NAD(P)-dependent oxidoreductase, protein MKSKNNLEKRSLRGKTVVITGGSSGVGRATVEAFAFEGCNIVIAARGEKALDETVLLCKDLGVNAIAVPTDVSVSEEVENLVEAAVKEFGRIDIWVNNAGVMASGKFDEIPMEIHEQVIKTNLFGYMHGAYHVLKLFKEQNEGILINNISIGGFMPAPYSAVYSSTKFGIRGMMECLHGEISEFPEIYIANLYPQIQRSTGNMHSAKYSGLDFKIPPFASDPRDTADKIVQLAKEPKKDLFPDFTSWLLKNVYQAFPKTVINTASAGMRLMMKLKNAPDDPGNVLEESSEPHRIYGETSLPVPGKKTKIAMLTGLGLGLAFMIIKANRKNY, encoded by the coding sequence ATGAAATCAAAAAACAACTTAGAAAAAAGAAGTCTTAGAGGAAAAACTGTCGTTATTACCGGTGGAAGCAGCGGTGTCGGAAGAGCGACTGTAGAAGCCTTTGCATTTGAAGGCTGTAATATTGTTATTGCCGCCAGAGGCGAAAAAGCATTAGATGAAACGGTTCTTTTATGCAAAGACTTAGGAGTAAATGCAATTGCAGTGCCTACAGATGTTTCCGTATCTGAAGAGGTGGAAAATCTTGTAGAAGCTGCCGTAAAAGAATTTGGCAGAATAGATATTTGGGTAAATAATGCAGGAGTTATGGCAAGCGGTAAATTCGATGAAATACCGATGGAAATACATGAACAGGTGATAAAAACCAATCTTTTTGGATATATGCATGGAGCTTATCATGTCCTAAAATTGTTCAAAGAACAGAACGAAGGCATTCTTATTAATAATATTTCTATTGGAGGATTTATGCCGGCTCCTTACAGTGCAGTTTATTCTTCAACCAAATTCGGGATCCGCGGAATGATGGAATGTCTCCACGGGGAAATTTCTGAGTTTCCAGAGATTTATATTGCCAATCTTTATCCGCAAATTCAACGTTCTACAGGAAATATGCATTCTGCAAAATATTCTGGTTTAGATTTTAAAATTCCTCCATTTGCATCAGATCCTAGAGATACTGCAGATAAAATTGTACAGCTTGCGAAAGAACCTAAAAAGGATTTGTTCCCAGACTTTACTTCATGGCTGTTAAAAAATGTTTATCAGGCATTTCCTAAAACAGTTATTAATACTGCTTCTGCTGGAATGCGTCTTATGATGAAACTTAAAAATGCTCCGGACGATCCGGGTAATGTTTTAGAAGAATCTTCAGAACCACATAGAATTTATGGAGAAACATCACTACCCGTTCCTGGAAAAAAAACAAAAATTGCTATGCTAACAGGTTTGGGCTTAGGATTAGCATTCATGATTATCAAGGCAAATAGAAAAAATTATTAA
- a CDS encoding M23 family metallopeptidase — protein sequence MIKDTLKILLNERSKREIKFFIPNLDVKKFNYSYFQALGDDNKIIKKNILALPFPKGKKYKIMQGNNGNFTHNTSYSRYAVDFDMKVGDTITSADDGFVVGVIKDYEFGKNDKKWENFSNFITVYHPQSGLFTQYAHLKKNGNLVKVGDFVKRNQPIGLSGETGYVSGAHLHFNVLIPERNKTLVSVPYYFENGIYSENIYKNQKIKNRK from the coding sequence TTGATTAAGGATACCCTAAAAATTTTATTGAATGAAAGATCTAAGCGTGAAATAAAATTTTTCATACCTAATTTAGATGTAAAAAAATTTAATTACAGTTATTTTCAGGCTCTGGGTGACGATAATAAAATAATTAAAAAAAACATTCTTGCTTTACCCTTTCCCAAAGGCAAAAAATACAAAATAATGCAGGGAAATAATGGGAATTTCACCCATAATACTTCCTATTCGCGTTATGCAGTTGATTTTGATATGAAAGTTGGTGATACCATTACTTCTGCAGATGATGGTTTTGTTGTAGGAGTCATAAAAGACTATGAATTTGGAAAAAATGACAAAAAATGGGAGAATTTTTCTAACTTTATTACAGTTTATCATCCTCAAAGTGGTCTTTTTACACAATATGCACATTTAAAGAAAAATGGAAATCTTGTGAAAGTGGGCGATTTTGTGAAACGCAATCAACCCATTGGTTTAAGTGGAGAAACCGGCTATGTTTCTGGTGCTCATCTTCATTTTAATGTTTTAATTCCTGAGAGAAACAAAACGTTAGTTTCTGTACCTTATTATTTTGAAAATGGAATTTATTCTGAAAATATCTATAAAAATCAGAAGATTAAAAATAGAAAGTAA
- a CDS encoding DsbA family oxidoreductase, protein MKVEIWSDIMCPFCYIGKKNFENALDKLPFKDEIEVEWKSFQLDPSLNPSETMTTQEYFTAKKRISREQGQQLSAQVIDMGKRAGIDFNFKDAIITNTYNAHKLLHLAKKYNKAIEMEEELFKAHFLDGKNIGSNSDLVEIGGNIGIPEEEIEKCLESNDFDAEIQSDFDKAKAYGVSGVPFFVFDSKYGVSGAQPSEVFEDTLRQTYAETEKLIKKDSVNDLSCGPDGCSI, encoded by the coding sequence ATGAAAGTAGAAATTTGGTCAGACATTATGTGCCCATTCTGTTATATAGGTAAGAAAAATTTTGAAAATGCGTTAGATAAGTTACCTTTTAAAGACGAGATAGAAGTAGAATGGAAAAGTTTTCAGCTTGATCCATCACTGAATCCTTCCGAAACAATGACAACCCAAGAATATTTTACTGCAAAAAAAAGAATTTCGCGAGAACAAGGTCAGCAATTATCTGCACAAGTAATTGATATGGGAAAACGTGCCGGAATAGATTTTAATTTTAAAGATGCGATTATTACCAACACATATAATGCACACAAACTTCTTCATTTGGCTAAAAAATATAATAAAGCAATCGAGATGGAAGAGGAGCTTTTTAAAGCACATTTCCTCGATGGTAAAAATATCGGAAGTAATAGCGATCTTGTAGAAATTGGAGGAAATATAGGTATTCCTGAAGAAGAAATTGAAAAATGTTTAGAATCAAATGATTTTGATGCAGAAATTCAATCTGATTTTGATAAAGCAAAAGCTTATGGCGTTTCGGGAGTTCCTTTTTTTGTGTTTGATAGTAAATATGGAGTTTCCGGAGCTCAGCCTTCAGAAGTTTTTGAAGATACTTTACGCCAAACATATGCAGAAACAGAAAAATTGATAAAAAAAGATTCTGTTAACGATTTATCTTGTGGACCAGATGGTTGCTCAATTTAA
- a CDS encoding Bax inhibitor-1/YccA family protein produces the protein MMNDSLVAYSTDIEKAEFYKKTYMHVALAILAFIAVEAILLNVVPPDLIYMMVGQKYSWLLVLGIFWLASFLATKWSLAQSRSTQYLGLGIYILLEAIIFLPMMYIAMAYAGGGEVIFQAATLTVAMFSGISYVAFTSKKDFSFLRNIIAIGGFIAIGLIVAGMIFGFNLGLWFSVGMVILASATILYQTSKLKDSYSTDQYVGASLQLFASIMLLFWYILRILMSRRN, from the coding sequence ATGATGAACGATTCTTTAGTAGCTTATTCAACAGATATTGAAAAAGCAGAATTTTACAAAAAAACATATATGCATGTTGCATTGGCAATTCTCGCCTTTATTGCAGTAGAAGCAATTTTGCTTAATGTAGTTCCACCAGACCTTATTTATATGATGGTCGGGCAAAAATACAGTTGGCTTTTGGTATTGGGAATTTTTTGGCTTGCTTCTTTTTTGGCTACAAAATGGTCTTTGGCACAAAGCAGATCTACCCAATATTTAGGATTAGGAATTTACATCTTATTAGAAGCAATCATATTTTTGCCGATGATGTACATTGCAATGGCTTATGCAGGAGGTGGAGAAGTGATTTTTCAGGCAGCGACGCTTACAGTAGCAATGTTTTCTGGAATTTCTTATGTTGCATTTACTTCTAAGAAAGATTTTTCTTTTTTAAGAAATATTATTGCAATAGGCGGATTTATTGCTATTGGATTAATCGTTGCTGGAATGATTTTCGGGTTCAATCTTGGTTTATGGTTTTCTGTAGGAATGGTAATTCTTGCATCTGCAACTATTTTGTACCAAACCAGCAAACTTAAAGATTCTTACAGTACAGATCAGTACGTAGGAGCATCTTTACAGCTTTTTGCTTCTATCATGCTTTTGTTCTGGTATATTTTAAGAATTTTAATGAGCAGAAGAAACTAA
- a CDS encoding acyl-CoA reductase: MNNEKRVLGLSRLGQYIKDFLVKESIDFNENEAEFEQILKKSEIENPWFTIENQKDALKQWSELLTVENINSWLQEYSESKTSKRVGLILAGNIPLVGFHDVISVILSNHIPLIKLSSKDRLMIPYLLKMWNEFSDSEMNFKYVERLENFDAVIATGSNNTARYLEYYFNNHLNIIRKNRTSVSVLKGDETPEELALLAKDIFQYFGLGCRNVTRIFIPEDFVIDRLFESFIAFQDIINHHKYANNYDYNRAIYLLNGDKFWDNNFVMLKEDNGLFSPLSVINFSRYTSLDEVKTFLSENEENIQCVVAKDELGIDSIYFGEAQNPQLNTYADNVDTMKFLEVI, encoded by the coding sequence ATGAATAACGAAAAAAGAGTTTTAGGACTCAGCAGGTTAGGGCAGTACATTAAAGACTTTTTGGTAAAAGAATCTATCGATTTTAATGAAAATGAAGCCGAATTTGAACAGATATTAAAGAAATCTGAAATTGAAAACCCTTGGTTTACCATTGAGAATCAAAAAGATGCTTTAAAACAATGGTCGGAATTACTAACCGTAGAAAATATCAATTCTTGGCTTCAGGAATATTCCGAATCTAAAACATCTAAAAGGGTAGGACTGATTCTTGCCGGAAATATCCCATTAGTGGGATTTCATGATGTGATTTCTGTAATTTTAAGCAATCATATTCCTTTAATTAAATTATCTTCTAAAGACCGATTAATGATTCCTTATCTGTTGAAAATGTGGAATGAATTTTCTGATTCGGAAATGAATTTCAAATATGTTGAAAGATTAGAAAATTTTGATGCAGTTATCGCCACTGGAAGCAACAATACGGCAAGATATCTCGAATATTATTTCAACAATCATTTAAATATCATCAGAAAAAACAGAACATCTGTTTCCGTTTTGAAGGGAGATGAAACCCCGGAAGAACTCGCTCTTCTTGCAAAAGATATTTTTCAGTACTTTGGTCTGGGATGTAGAAATGTTACAAGAATTTTTATTCCTGAAGATTTTGTAATCGACAGGCTTTTCGAGAGTTTTATAGCATTTCAGGACATTATTAATCATCATAAATACGCCAATAATTATGATTATAATAGAGCAATTTACCTGTTAAACGGGGATAAATTCTGGGATAATAATTTTGTTATGCTTAAAGAAGATAACGGATTATTCAGTCCGCTTTCTGTCATTAATTTCAGCAGGTATACATCTCTTGATGAAGTAAAAACTTTTCTTTCAGAAAACGAAGAAAATATTCAATGCGTAGTTGCAAAAGATGAACTTGGAATAGATTCTATCTACTTTGGAGAAGCACAAAACCCTCAGCTGAATACTTATGCAGATAATGTAGATACTATGAAATTTTTAGAAGTTATCTGA
- a CDS encoding 4Fe-4S binding protein, producing MAIKITDECINCGACEPECPNNAIYEGAVDWKASEGTELSGMVTLTSGLTVDANAPQEPVSDDVYFIVTDKCTECKGFHEEPQCAAVCPVDCCVPDEDHVESEEALLNKKAFLHGE from the coding sequence ATGGCTATTAAAATAACTGATGAATGCATTAACTGCGGAGCTTGTGAACCAGAATGTCCTAATAATGCAATTTATGAAGGAGCTGTAGATTGGAAAGCTTCAGAAGGAACAGAACTATCGGGAATGGTTACCCTTACTTCTGGTCTTACAGTGGATGCAAATGCGCCGCAAGAACCCGTAAGTGATGATGTTTACTTTATTGTTACAGACAAATGTACAGAATGTAAAGGCTTTCACGAGGAGCCACAGTGTGCTGCGGTATGTCCTGTAGATTGCTGTGTTCCAGATGAGGATCATGTAGAATCAGAAGAAGCGTTACTGAATAAAAAAGCATTTTTACACGGTGAATAA
- the serC gene encoding 3-phosphoserine/phosphohydroxythreonine transaminase, with protein sequence MSKKHNFSAGPCILPQEVFEKSAAAILDFNGIGLSILEISHRSKDFVPVMDEARAIVKRLMNLGDDYEVLYLGGGASLQFAMVPYNLMKVGGKAAYLDTGTWAAGAIKEAKKVGSVDIVGSSKEENYSFIPKDYKVGAEYDYFHCTSNNTIYGTQMKSFPEVDTLMVCDMSSDIFSRQLDFSKFDLIYAGAQKNMGPAGVTLVVIKKEILEKTGRENIPSYFDYAQHINKESMLNTPPVFPVYASLLTLQHLENNGGIAAAEARNEAKAKLLYDEIDSNPLFETFCVKEDRSLMNVSFKLVDETKKEEFDAAWKAAGINGLNGHRSLGGYRASMYNALPIESVQVLVDVMKSLK encoded by the coding sequence ATGAGTAAAAAACATAATTTCAGTGCAGGACCTTGCATTTTACCGCAGGAAGTTTTCGAAAAATCTGCAGCAGCAATTCTGGATTTCAATGGTATTGGTTTATCTATTTTGGAAATCTCCCACAGAAGTAAGGATTTTGTTCCGGTAATGGATGAAGCACGCGCAATCGTAAAAAGATTAATGAACCTTGGAGATGATTACGAAGTTTTATATTTAGGCGGAGGTGCAAGTCTTCAGTTTGCCATGGTTCCTTATAACTTGATGAAAGTTGGAGGAAAAGCAGCCTATCTAGACACAGGAACTTGGGCTGCAGGTGCTATAAAAGAAGCTAAAAAAGTAGGAAGTGTAGATATTGTTGGTTCTTCAAAAGAAGAAAACTATTCGTTTATTCCTAAAGATTATAAAGTAGGTGCAGAATACGATTATTTTCACTGCACATCAAACAATACCATTTACGGTACTCAGATGAAAAGCTTTCCAGAGGTAGATACACTTATGGTTTGTGATATGAGTTCGGATATTTTCTCAAGACAGTTAGATTTTTCTAAATTCGATTTAATCTACGCTGGAGCTCAGAAAAATATGGGACCTGCAGGAGTAACTCTGGTGGTAATTAAGAAAGAAATTCTTGAAAAAACAGGCAGAGAAAATATACCTTCGTACTTCGATTATGCTCAGCACATCAATAAAGAATCTATGTTGAATACTCCACCTGTATTCCCTGTTTATGCATCACTTCTCACTTTGCAACATTTAGAAAACAATGGCGGAATTGCCGCTGCTGAAGCAAGAAATGAAGCAAAAGCTAAATTATTATACGATGAAATAGATTCTAACCCATTATTTGAAACTTTCTGCGTAAAAGAAGACCGTTCTTTAATGAATGTTTCTTTTAAGCTGGTAGACGAAACCAAAAAAGAAGAGTTTGATGCAGCATGGAAAGCGGCAGGAATTAATGGTTTGAACGGTCATAGAAGTTTAGGCGGTTACAGAGCAAGTATGTACAATGCTTTGCCTATAGAAAGTGTTCAGGTTCTGGTAGATGTAATGAAATCGCTGAAGTAA
- a CDS encoding D-2-hydroxyacid dehydrogenase, which translates to MKVLANDGISKAGEIALKEAGIEVLDNRVAQDHVISFINENNVDVLLVRSATKVRKNLIDACPGLKIVGRGGIGMDNIDVEYAIEKGLYVINTPTASSKSVAELVFAHFFSLARFLHESNRLMPLEGETHFNAMKKTFSKAYELSGKTLGVIGFGSIGQEVVKMGISLGMKVKVLTRKPKTETLSLDFFDGQKLNFEVTSTNNTDEFLKEVDFISINTPKTTEYIIDTPQFEKMKDGVFIVNTARGGVINEVTLLDFIESGKVAGAALDVFENEPAPELILLMNPNLSLTPHLGGNTVDAQEKIGVELAKQIIEIKKKL; encoded by the coding sequence ATGAAAGTTTTAGCTAACGATGGAATTTCCAAAGCTGGAGAAATTGCTTTAAAAGAAGCAGGAATTGAAGTATTAGACAATAGAGTTGCTCAAGATCATGTCATTAGTTTTATCAACGAGAACAATGTAGATGTTCTTTTGGTGAGAAGTGCCACAAAAGTGAGAAAAAACCTTATTGATGCCTGTCCTGGACTAAAAATAGTTGGAAGAGGCGGAATTGGGATGGATAACATTGATGTGGAATATGCAATTGAAAAAGGGTTATATGTTATTAATACTCCAACTGCCTCATCTAAATCTGTTGCAGAATTGGTTTTCGCCCATTTTTTCTCGTTGGCTAGATTTTTACACGAATCCAACAGATTAATGCCATTGGAGGGAGAAACTCACTTCAATGCCATGAAAAAAACTTTCAGTAAAGCGTATGAATTATCCGGTAAAACCTTGGGAGTTATAGGCTTTGGAAGTATCGGACAAGAAGTGGTAAAAATGGGGATTTCTTTGGGAATGAAAGTAAAAGTTCTTACCCGAAAACCTAAGACAGAAACCCTTAGTTTAGATTTTTTTGATGGTCAAAAACTTAATTTTGAAGTCACTTCTACCAATAATACAGACGAGTTCTTAAAAGAAGTAGATTTCATCAGTATCAACACCCCAAAAACTACAGAATATATCATTGATACTCCGCAGTTTGAAAAAATGAAAGATGGAGTTTTCATTGTAAATACTGCAAGAGGTGGCGTAATAAACGAAGTAACTTTATTAGATTTTATAGAATCCGGAAAAGTGGCAGGAGCAGCTTTAGATGTTTTCGAAAATGAACCGGCCCCCGAACTTATTTTACTGATGAATCCGAACCTGTCTCTTACCCCCCATCTTGGTGGAAATACCGTAGATGCGCAAGAAAAAATCGGTGTAGAGCTTGCCAAACAAATTATTGAAATTAAAAAGAAACTATAA